One window of Medicago truncatula cultivar Jemalong A17 chromosome 2, MtrunA17r5.0-ANR, whole genome shotgun sequence genomic DNA carries:
- the LOC25488037 gene encoding F-box protein CPR1 isoform X2, protein MASDVPPPELLEEILSRLPVKSLLQFRSTSKSLKSIIDSHHFINLHLKNSLSRSLIIQHKFDLYQLQIDDHDDFSKSMMIPLNHPFTTKITPVTRNRTRTMALIGSCNGLLAISHGQLAFNHPNNPNEITIWNPSTRKHRMIPFLPLPIPDIMESDNINRCCLCVHGFGFDPLTGDYKLLRISWLASPHNSFYDSHVRLFSSITNSWKIIPSMPYSLIYAQFMGVFVENSLHWIMTKKLGGLHPSLIVAFNLTLEIFNVVPLPDVHNSNESFEIDVDVLGGCLCMTYYETTKVDVWVMKEYGSRDSWCKLFTMVKSCYDLPLKSLRPLGYSSDGKKVLLRVDAEKLFWYDLKSAQVSYVEGIPDFHGVMFCVGSLVPPSFPVDNSKKKENRTSKSMRRKYVCMLVQME, encoded by the coding sequence ATGGCGAGTGATGTTCCTCCGCCGGAATTGTTGGAGGAAATCCTCTCCCGCTTACCGGTAAAATCACTTCTCCAATTCCGATCAACTTCTAAATCACTTAAATCCATAATCGATTCTCACCACTTCATCAACCTTCATCTCAAAAATTCCCTCAGTCGATCCTTAATCATTCAACACAAATTCGATCTCTACCAACTCCAAATCGATGATCATGATGATTTCTCTAAATCCATGATGATTCCACTCAACCATCCTTTCACCACCAAAATCACTCCTGTCACACGTAATAGAACCAGAACCATGGCTCTTATCGGTTCCTGTAACGGCCTCCTCGCCATCTCCCACGGCCAACTGGCTTTCAATCATCCTAACAACCCCAACGAAATCACAATCTGGAACCCTAGCACTCGTAAGCATCGTATGATCCCTTTCCTACCTCTTCCTATCCCTGACATTATGGAATCCGACAACATCAATCGCTGCTGCTTATGCGTTCATGGTTTCGGTTTTGATCCTTTAACCGGCGATTACAAACTCCTCAGAATCTCTTGGTTAGCCTCTCCACACAACTCTTTTTATGATTCACATGTCAGACTCTTCAGCTCTATAACAAACTCGTGGAAAATAATTCCCAGTATGCCGTACTCTCTTATCTATGCTCAATTCATGGGGGTTTTTGTTGAGAATTCTCTTCACTGGATAATGACAAAGAAACTTGGTGGATTACATCCTTCTTTAATTGTTGCATTTAACCTAACACTTGAAATTTTCAATGTGGTTCCTCTTCCTGATGTTCATAATAGTAATGAGAGTTTTGaaattgatgttgatgttttggGAGGGTGTCTTTGCATGACTTATTACGAAACTACAAAAGTTGATGTTTGGGTGATGAAAGAATATGGTTCTAGAGATAGTTGGTGTAAACTTTTTACTATGGTTAAATCGTGTTACGATTTACCTTTGAAATCTTTGAGGCCTTTAGGTTATTCGAGTGATGGAAAAAAGGTTTTGTTGAGGGTAGATGCTGAGAAgctgttttggtatgatttgaagaGTGCACAAGTTAGTTATGTTGAAGGAATTCCTGATTTCCATGGAGTTATGTTTTGTGTTGGAAGTCTTGTCCCACCTTCCTTCCCTGTTGATAATTCTAAGAAGAAGGAGAATCGTACAAGCAAGAGCATGAGAAG
- the LOC25488037 gene encoding F-box protein CPR1 isoform X1, with protein sequence MASDVPPPELLEEILSRLPVKSLLQFRSTSKSLKSIIDSHHFINLHLKNSLSRSLIIQHKFDLYQLQIDDHDDFSKSMMIPLNHPFTTKITPVTRNRTRTMALIGSCNGLLAISHGQLAFNHPNNPNEITIWNPSTRKHRMIPFLPLPIPDIMESDNINRCCLCVHGFGFDPLTGDYKLLRISWLASPHNSFYDSHVRLFSSITNSWKIIPSMPYSLIYAQFMGVFVENSLHWIMTKKLGGLHPSLIVAFNLTLEIFNVVPLPDVHNSNESFEIDVDVLGGCLCMTYYETTKVDVWVMKEYGSRDSWCKLFTMVKSCYDLPLKSLRPLGYSSDGKKVLLRVDAEKLFWYDLKSAQVSYVEGIPDFHGVMFCVGSLVPPSFPVDNSKKKENRTSKSMRRDDFLSRGFKLRL encoded by the coding sequence ATGGCGAGTGATGTTCCTCCGCCGGAATTGTTGGAGGAAATCCTCTCCCGCTTACCGGTAAAATCACTTCTCCAATTCCGATCAACTTCTAAATCACTTAAATCCATAATCGATTCTCACCACTTCATCAACCTTCATCTCAAAAATTCCCTCAGTCGATCCTTAATCATTCAACACAAATTCGATCTCTACCAACTCCAAATCGATGATCATGATGATTTCTCTAAATCCATGATGATTCCACTCAACCATCCTTTCACCACCAAAATCACTCCTGTCACACGTAATAGAACCAGAACCATGGCTCTTATCGGTTCCTGTAACGGCCTCCTCGCCATCTCCCACGGCCAACTGGCTTTCAATCATCCTAACAACCCCAACGAAATCACAATCTGGAACCCTAGCACTCGTAAGCATCGTATGATCCCTTTCCTACCTCTTCCTATCCCTGACATTATGGAATCCGACAACATCAATCGCTGCTGCTTATGCGTTCATGGTTTCGGTTTTGATCCTTTAACCGGCGATTACAAACTCCTCAGAATCTCTTGGTTAGCCTCTCCACACAACTCTTTTTATGATTCACATGTCAGACTCTTCAGCTCTATAACAAACTCGTGGAAAATAATTCCCAGTATGCCGTACTCTCTTATCTATGCTCAATTCATGGGGGTTTTTGTTGAGAATTCTCTTCACTGGATAATGACAAAGAAACTTGGTGGATTACATCCTTCTTTAATTGTTGCATTTAACCTAACACTTGAAATTTTCAATGTGGTTCCTCTTCCTGATGTTCATAATAGTAATGAGAGTTTTGaaattgatgttgatgttttggGAGGGTGTCTTTGCATGACTTATTACGAAACTACAAAAGTTGATGTTTGGGTGATGAAAGAATATGGTTCTAGAGATAGTTGGTGTAAACTTTTTACTATGGTTAAATCGTGTTACGATTTACCTTTGAAATCTTTGAGGCCTTTAGGTTATTCGAGTGATGGAAAAAAGGTTTTGTTGAGGGTAGATGCTGAGAAgctgttttggtatgatttgaagaGTGCACAAGTTAGTTATGTTGAAGGAATTCCTGATTTCCATGGAGTTATGTTTTGTGTTGGAAGTCTTGTCCCACCTTCCTTCCCTGTTGATAATTCTAAGAAGAAGGAGAATCGTACAAGCAAGAGCATGAGAAG
- the LOC25488040 gene encoding F-box protein CPR1 isoform X1, which translates to MAGDVLLPELLTEILSRLPVKSLLRFRSTSKSLKSIIDSHNFTNLHLKNNSLNFNLILQLNTDLYQLDLPNLTKSMIPLNHPFSTNIAPVTRNSNMGLIGSCNGLIAISYGQIAFRDPNGPNEITIWNPNTRKHRIIPFLPLAIPNILESDNIHRFSLCVHGFGFDPLSGDYKLLRIAWIADPNERSSFVPHVRLFNSKTNSWKIIPAMPYALVYAQNTGVLVENSLHWIMTKKLGGLHPSLIVAFNLTLEIFNVVPLPDVDNSNKSFEIDVDVLGGCLCMTLNYETTEIDVWVMKQYGYRDSWCKLFTMVKSCFHLPLKSLRPLGYLSDGKKVLLRVDFEKLFLYDFRSAQVSYVEGIPDFHDVMFSVGSLVPPSFPVDNSRKKENRTSKSKRSFSFHRDDFLSRGFKLRL; encoded by the exons ATGGCGGGTGATGTTCTTCTGCCGGAATTGTTAACGGAAATCCTCTCCCGCTTACCGGTAAAATCACTTCTCCGATTCCGTTCAACTTCAAAATCACTTAAATCCATAATCGATTCCCACAACTTCACTAACCTTCACCTCAAAAATAATTCCCTCAATTTCAACCTCATCCTTCAGCTCAATACCGATCTCTACCAACTCGATCTTCCTAATCTAACCAAATCCATGATTCCACTCAACCATCCTTTCAGCACCAACATTGCTCCTGTCACGCGTAACAGCAACATGGGTCTTATCGGTTCATGCAACGGCCTCATTGCTATCTCCTATGGCCAAATCGCTTTTAGGGACCCTAACGGCCCCAACGAAATCACAATCTGGAACCCTAACACCCGTAAACATCGTATTATCCCTTTCCTACCTCTTGCTATCCCTAACATTCTTGAATCTGACAACATCCATCGCTTCTCCTTATGCGTTCACGGTTTCGGTTTTGATCCTTTATCCGGTGATTACAAACTCCTCAGAATCGCTTGGATAGCCGATCCAAATGAAAGATCCTCTTTTGTTCCACATGTCAGACTCTTCAACTCTAAAACAAACTCTTGGAAAATAATTCCTGCTATGCCCTACGCTCTTGTCTATGCTCAAAACACGGGGGTTTTGGTTGAGAATTCTCTTCACTGGATAATGACTAAGAAACTTGGTGGATTACATCCTTCTTTAATTGTTGCGTTTAACCTAACACTTGAAATTTTCAATGTGGTTCCTCTTCCTGATGTTGATAATAGTAATAAGAGTTTTGaaattgatgttgatgttttggGAGGGTGTCTTTGCATGACTTTGAATTATGAAACTACTGAAATTGATGTTTGGGTGATGAAACAATATGGATATAGAGATAGTTGGTGTAAACTTTTTACTATGGTTAAATCGTGTTTCCATTTACCTTTGAAATCTTTGAGGCCTTTAGGTTATTTGAGTGATGGAAAAAAGGTTTTGTTGAGGGTGGATTTTGAGAAGCtgtttttgtatgattttaggAGTGCACAAGTTAGTTATGTTGAAGGAATTCCTGATTTCCATGATGTTATGTTTTCTGTTGGAAGTCTTGTACCACCTTCCTTCCCTGTTGATAATTCTAGGAAGAAGGAGAATCGTACAAGCAAGAGCAAGAGAAG TTTTTCTTTCCACAGGGACGACTTCTTGTCCCGAGGATTTAAATTGAGGTTGTAA
- the LOC25488040 gene encoding F-box protein CPR1 isoform X2 has protein sequence MAGDVLLPELLTEILSRLPVKSLLRFRSTSKSLKSIIDSHNFTNLHLKNNSLNFNLILQLNTDLYQLDLPNLTKSMIPLNHPFSTNIAPVTRNSNMGLIGSCNGLIAISYGQIAFRDPNGPNEITIWNPNTRKHRIIPFLPLAIPNILESDNIHRFSLCVHGFGFDPLSGDYKLLRIAWIADPNERSSFVPHVRLFNSKTNSWKIIPAMPYALVYAQNTGVLVENSLHWIMTKKLGGLHPSLIVAFNLTLEIFNVVPLPDVDNSNKSFEIDVDVLGGCLCMTLNYETTEIDVWVMKQYGYRDSWCKLFTMVKSCFHLPLKSLRPLGYLSDGKKVLLRVDFEKLFLYDFRSAQVSYVEGIPDFHDVMFSVGSLVPPSFPVDNSRKKENRTSKSKRRDDFLSRGFKLRL, from the exons ATGGCGGGTGATGTTCTTCTGCCGGAATTGTTAACGGAAATCCTCTCCCGCTTACCGGTAAAATCACTTCTCCGATTCCGTTCAACTTCAAAATCACTTAAATCCATAATCGATTCCCACAACTTCACTAACCTTCACCTCAAAAATAATTCCCTCAATTTCAACCTCATCCTTCAGCTCAATACCGATCTCTACCAACTCGATCTTCCTAATCTAACCAAATCCATGATTCCACTCAACCATCCTTTCAGCACCAACATTGCTCCTGTCACGCGTAACAGCAACATGGGTCTTATCGGTTCATGCAACGGCCTCATTGCTATCTCCTATGGCCAAATCGCTTTTAGGGACCCTAACGGCCCCAACGAAATCACAATCTGGAACCCTAACACCCGTAAACATCGTATTATCCCTTTCCTACCTCTTGCTATCCCTAACATTCTTGAATCTGACAACATCCATCGCTTCTCCTTATGCGTTCACGGTTTCGGTTTTGATCCTTTATCCGGTGATTACAAACTCCTCAGAATCGCTTGGATAGCCGATCCAAATGAAAGATCCTCTTTTGTTCCACATGTCAGACTCTTCAACTCTAAAACAAACTCTTGGAAAATAATTCCTGCTATGCCCTACGCTCTTGTCTATGCTCAAAACACGGGGGTTTTGGTTGAGAATTCTCTTCACTGGATAATGACTAAGAAACTTGGTGGATTACATCCTTCTTTAATTGTTGCGTTTAACCTAACACTTGAAATTTTCAATGTGGTTCCTCTTCCTGATGTTGATAATAGTAATAAGAGTTTTGaaattgatgttgatgttttggGAGGGTGTCTTTGCATGACTTTGAATTATGAAACTACTGAAATTGATGTTTGGGTGATGAAACAATATGGATATAGAGATAGTTGGTGTAAACTTTTTACTATGGTTAAATCGTGTTTCCATTTACCTTTGAAATCTTTGAGGCCTTTAGGTTATTTGAGTGATGGAAAAAAGGTTTTGTTGAGGGTGGATTTTGAGAAGCtgtttttgtatgattttaggAGTGCACAAGTTAGTTATGTTGAAGGAATTCCTGATTTCCATGATGTTATGTTTTCTGTTGGAAGTCTTGTACCACCTTCCTTCCCTGTTGATAATTCTAGGAAGAAGGAGAATCGTACAAGCAAGAGCAAGAGAAG GGACGACTTCTTGTCCCGAGGATTTAAATTGAGGTTGTAA
- the LOC25481320 gene encoding F-box protein CPR1, producing MASDRLPPDTLAEIFSRLPVKSLLRFRSTSKSLKSIIDSHNFINLHRKNSLNRSFILRLRSNIYQIEDDFSNLTTAVPLNHPFTRNSTNIALIGSCNGLLAVSNGEIALRHPNAANEITIWNPNIRKHHIIPFLPLPITPRSPSDMNCSLCVHGFGFDPLTGDYKILRLSWLVSLQNPFYDPHVRLFSLKTNSWKIIPTMPYALVFAQTMGVLVEDSIHWIMAKKLDGLHPSLIVAFNLTLEIFNEVPLPDEIGEEEVNSNDSVEIDVAALGGCLCMTVNYETTKIDVWVMKQYGLKDSWCKLFTMMKSCVTSHLKSSSPLCYSSDGSKVLIEGIEVLLEVHHKKLFWYDLKTEQVSYEEIPDFNGAKICVGSLVPPSFPVDNSSKKENHTCKSKKRDDFLSGGFKLRL from the exons ATGGCGTCTGACCGCCTTCCGCCGGACACACTCGCAGAAATCTTCTCCCGCTTACCGGTAAAATCACTTCTCCGATTCCGATCAACTTCAAAATCACTTAAATCCATAATCGATTCTCACAACTTCATCAACCTTCACCGCAAAAATTCCCTCAATAGATCCTTCATCCTTCGACTCAGATCCAATATCTACCAAATCGAAGATGATTTCTCAAACCTCACCACCGCCGTTCCACTCAACCACCCTTTCACGCGTAACAGCACCAACATTGCTCTTATCGGTTCATGTAACGGCCTCCTCGCCGTTTCCAACGGCGAAATCGCTCTCAGACATCCTAACGCCGCCAACGAAATCACAATCTGGAACCCTAACATCCGTAAACATCACATTATCCCTTTTCTCCCTCTACCTATTACTCCTCGTTCTCCATCCGACATGAACTGCTCCTTATGCGTTCACGGCTTCGGTTTTGATCCTTTAACCGGCGATTACAAAATCCTCAGACTCTCTTGGTTAGTCTCTCTACAAAACCCTTTTTATGATCCACATGTTAGACTCTTTAGCTTGAAAACCAACTCGTGGAAAATAATTCCTACTATGCCGTACGCCCTTGTCTTTGCTCAAACCATGGGGGTTTTGGTTGAGGATTCTATTCACTGGATAATGGCAAAGAAACTTGATGGGTTACATCCTTCTCTAATTGTCGCTTTTAACCTAACACTTGAAATTTTCAATGAGGTTCCTCTTCCTGACGAAATAGGTGAAGAAGAGGTTAATTCAAATGACAGTGTTGAAATTGATGTTGCTGCTTTGGGAGGATGTCTTTGTATGACTGTGAATTATGAAACTACTAAAATTGATGTTTGGGTGATGAAACAATATGGATTAAAAGATAGTTGGTGTAAACTTTTTACTATGATGAAATCGTGTGTCACTTCACATTTGAAATCTTCGAGTCCTTTATGTTATTCTAGTGATGGAAGTAAGGTTCTGATTGAAGGAATTGAGGTTTTGTTGGAGGTGCATCATAAGAAgctgttttggtatgatttgaagaCTGAACAAGTTAGTTATGAAGAAATTCCTGATTTCAATGGAGCTAAGATTTGTGTTGGAAGTCTTGTACCACCTTCCTTTCCTGTTGATAATTCTAGTAAGAAGGAGAATCATACATGCAAGAGCAAGAAAAG GGACGACTTCTTGTCCGGAGGATTTAAATTGAGATTGTAA